From one Planktothrix agardhii NIES-204 genomic stretch:
- a CDS encoding TPR repeat-containing protein, translating into MNFLNQDEQAIQYLKNGDYSAAINYYEEQISIEPDIKPYYWYLGLFLLLQGEEVEAQTTWLLAMTDAEPEEVEQWTQDLKQILKLGAEQLQDQYSSAWLIRQHIREISPDDINNLLNLINLSFQLKIYIGEDLTSWGIIEQLQQGTSQEVDVEYLLETLDQVLNFDPLHPQSYELSKACIPYVNNPEKYINILLKAAFQIAVAMSQPEAAGNLAELGLSLDENNLELIRQVATFYQDSGNREKGVGFAKKYYSLLENKIEKVFANHLIIRGLIHTGSGQTAECVSLVKYQKNLLDSYLIENPNNLTEREVLQLYSASFFFPYFQDNLPENLLIRHKIAQVCQRNIEHQNSDIIQRNRQRYSLLKPKNQTKPLKIGYVSHCLRTHSVGWLTRWLFQYHNRENFKIYTYLINAQGRVDDLQNWYVQNSDCAYEFPLYASEQIINTITKDELDIIVDLDSITLNFCCKIMALKLAPIQLSWLGWDASEVPTIDYFIADPYVLPENAQDHYQETIWRLPQTYIAVDGFEIANPSLRREHLNIPSHAIVFLTAQSGYKYNLETAKLQMQIIKSVPNSYFLIKDSIKEQSLVQEYLIQLADEIGVNSDRLKFMPAVPLASIHRANLMLADILLDTYPYNGATTTMETLWMGIPMVTRVGQQFSARNSYTMMINAGITEGIAWTDEEYVDWGIKLGTDENLRQQISWKLRKNRQTAPLWNAKQFTREMENAYQQMWQKYIEGKN; encoded by the coding sequence ATGAATTTTCTAAATCAGGATGAGCAAGCAATTCAATATCTAAAAAATGGGGATTATAGTGCAGCTATTAATTATTATGAAGAACAGATTTCTATTGAACCGGATATTAAGCCTTATTACTGGTATTTGGGCTTATTTTTACTCTTGCAGGGGGAAGAAGTAGAAGCTCAAACGACTTGGTTGTTAGCCATGACAGATGCAGAACCTGAAGAAGTAGAACAGTGGACACAGGATCTCAAGCAAATTCTAAAACTAGGGGCTGAACAACTTCAAGATCAATATTCTTCTGCTTGGTTAATTAGACAGCACATTCGAGAGATTAGCCCGGATGACATTAATAATTTATTAAACTTGATTAATTTAAGTTTTCAATTAAAAATATACATAGGTGAAGACTTAACCTCATGGGGTATTATTGAGCAACTTCAGCAAGGGACAAGTCAAGAGGTTGATGTTGAGTATCTTCTGGAAACTCTCGATCAAGTTTTAAATTTTGATCCCCTTCACCCTCAATCTTATGAGTTATCAAAAGCTTGTATTCCTTATGTTAATAATCCAGAAAAGTATATTAATATTCTTCTGAAAGCTGCGTTTCAGATTGCTGTGGCAATGTCGCAGCCTGAAGCAGCAGGAAATCTAGCTGAATTAGGGTTATCTTTAGATGAAAATAATTTGGAGTTAATTCGTCAAGTTGCGACATTTTATCAAGATAGTGGAAATCGAGAAAAAGGAGTGGGCTTTGCTAAAAAATATTATTCCCTGTTAGAAAATAAGATAGAAAAAGTATTTGCTAACCATTTAATTATACGGGGTTTAATTCATACAGGTTCAGGTCAGACTGCGGAATGTGTTTCTCTTGTAAAATATCAAAAAAATTTGTTAGATTCCTATTTAATAGAAAACCCCAATAACTTAACAGAAAGAGAGGTTTTACAGCTTTATAGTGCCAGTTTTTTCTTTCCTTATTTCCAAGATAATCTTCCAGAAAACTTATTAATTAGGCATAAAATAGCCCAAGTTTGTCAACGCAATATAGAGCATCAAAACTCAGATATTATTCAGAGAAACCGTCAAAGATATTCCTTATTGAAGCCAAAAAATCAAACTAAACCTTTAAAAATAGGATATGTTTCCCATTGTCTGCGTACCCATTCAGTCGGGTGGTTAACTCGTTGGTTATTTCAATATCATAATCGAGAAAATTTTAAAATATATACTTATTTAATTAATGCTCAAGGACGAGTTGATGATTTACAAAATTGGTATGTTCAAAATTCCGATTGTGCTTATGAATTTCCCCTTTATGCTTCCGAACAAATTATTAATACCATTACCAAAGATGAACTTGATATTATTGTTGATTTAGATAGTATTACTCTCAATTTTTGTTGTAAAATTATGGCTCTGAAATTAGCCCCGATTCAACTTTCTTGGTTAGGATGGGATGCTTCAGAAGTTCCAACAATTGATTATTTTATTGCCGATCCTTATGTGTTGCCAGAAAATGCCCAAGACCATTATCAGGAAACAATTTGGAGATTACCCCAAACCTATATTGCTGTGGATGGATTTGAAATAGCTAATCCCTCTTTACGTCGTGAACATCTGAATATTCCCAGTCATGCCATTGTATTTTTAACTGCTCAAAGTGGTTATAAATATAACTTAGAAACGGCTAAACTGCAAATGCAAATTATCAAATCTGTGCCGAATAGTTATTTTTTAATTAAAGATTCGATTAAGGAGCAATCTTTAGTTCAAGAGTATTTGATTCAATTAGCTGATGAAATTGGGGTCAATTCTGATCGTCTTAAATTTATGCCAGCAGTGCCTTTAGCTTCTATTCATCGAGCTAATCTAATGTTAGCAGATATTCTGTTAGATACCTACCCTTATAATGGAGCCACAACCACGATGGAAACTCTCTGGATGGGGATTCCTATGGTAACAAGAGTCGGGCAACAATTCTCAGCCCGAAATAGTTATACAATGATGATCAATGCCGGAATTACAGAAGGTATTGCTTGGACAGATGAGGAATATGTAGACTGGGGAATTAAGTTAGGAACAGATGAAAATTTACGCCAACAAATTAGTTGGAAATTAAGGAAAAATCGACAAACGGCTCCGTTGTGGAATGCGAAACAATTTACCCGTGAGATGGAAAATGCTTATCAACAAATGTGGCAGAAGTATATTGAGGGAAAGAATTGA
- a CDS encoding PilT domain-containing protein, giving the protein MSTFVVDANVAVKWVLSEIHSEIAQCLLDDAHELLVPDFFFSEIGNILWKRVRRGETTLELAQNDLTILIGGDLKIYPSQSLMPMALEIAVRVDQAIYDCVYLSLAVTNKCQMVTADERFYNAIYRDVLSAHVCWIENFPSYESQ; this is encoded by the coding sequence TTGAGTACATTCGTTGTTGATGCCAATGTAGCAGTAAAATGGGTATTGTCTGAGATTCATTCGGAAATTGCTCAGTGTCTCTTAGATGATGCCCATGAATTATTAGTCCCTGATTTCTTTTTTTCGGAAATTGGTAACATTTTATGGAAGCGGGTACGACGAGGAGAAACTACTTTAGAACTCGCTCAAAATGATTTAACTATTTTAATTGGAGGAGATTTAAAAATTTATCCCTCACAGTCTTTAATGCCAATGGCTTTAGAAATTGCTGTTCGAGTTGACCAAGCTATTTATGATTGTGTTTACCTCTCCTTAGCTGTTACTAATAAATGCCAGATGGTAACAGCAGATGAAAGATTTTACAATGCAATTTATAGAGATGTACTATCTGCCCATGTTTGTTGGATAGAAAATTTTCCTTCTTATGAATCACAATAA
- a CDS encoding putative glycosyl transferase, translating into MALELAESSGMKFLPTSGYASILKVIEDVDIVQIHYWNTPKLFEFLQSELPEMRLLIWFHVAGEYPPQVITKDLVDYGDFAIPCNPYSYELPVFQKLPNEVRVKKIGMVYDAADFERVVDVKPKPHDTFNVGYIGSVSFSKMHQNYVSISAAVDIPNVQFIVCGGGAEDYLKKQAQEIGAVEKFDFRGFVEDIKSVIETLDIYGYPLCEDTYAAAELNLQEIMYAGIPPVVFPHGGIKRLVINNYTGLVAQSESEYTQAIEYLYHHPEERLRLGRNAKEYAQQLFGAENAAKQLNPIYQKLMQLPKQKREWGIPMGSTLLDQPLSLLDVVIPSDKFMGARAFIQSLGHQAQPFTVSLTSDNIEHLLAAEQQIAESSILLGLGEGGVHQYRDYYLNDGYLRLWLGLVLINKDRNHQAISELQNAINLGCNHWRVFWYLAQAAERVQNIGLAENAVNQVLGFVPNFTDAQEMLQRLQVLLVSDVTHLELKEINLIIFPDWKQPEESVCSELMRVIKALINHPDKSHIKLLIDHQNMADEEADLILSSVVMNLLMEEELDIEQGPDISLLGELTQPQWLNLLSIVQGRISLDLENLAIIEKFDGIEIPEFSLETLLDWRGIELKNGSWELWKLKEQNYIVFPDWQQPEETLYLELAEVFKAIASLPNKSQITLYINSQNIPDEDANLILSSLIMNLLMETELDVTEALEILLTGQLTDLQAQGLLPHLTARIVLDHEDKNAIASFGAEIIPIYDLTI; encoded by the coding sequence ATGGCTTTAGAACTGGCTGAAAGTTCAGGTATGAAGTTTTTACCAACATCTGGCTATGCTTCTATTTTAAAAGTCATAGAGGATGTTGATATTGTCCAAATTCATTATTGGAATACTCCTAAACTCTTTGAGTTTTTGCAATCAGAACTCCCAGAAATGAGGTTATTAATCTGGTTTCATGTCGCAGGAGAATACCCCCCTCAAGTGATTACAAAAGATTTAGTTGATTATGGGGATTTTGCTATTCCTTGTAATCCCTATTCCTACGAACTTCCGGTATTTCAAAAACTCCCCAATGAAGTCAGAGTTAAAAAAATTGGCATGGTGTACGATGCGGCCGATTTTGAGCGGGTTGTAGATGTTAAACCTAAACCCCATGATACTTTTAATGTGGGCTATATTGGCAGTGTGAGCTTCAGCAAAATGCACCAAAATTATGTATCCATAAGTGCTGCTGTTGATATTCCCAATGTACAGTTTATTGTTTGTGGCGGGGGAGCGGAGGATTATCTAAAAAAACAAGCCCAGGAAATTGGCGCCGTTGAAAAATTTGATTTCAGGGGATTTGTTGAAGATATTAAATCTGTGATTGAAACTTTAGATATCTACGGCTATCCTTTGTGTGAAGATACCTATGCAGCCGCCGAATTGAACTTACAAGAAATCATGTATGCAGGCATTCCCCCGGTTGTTTTTCCCCATGGCGGAATTAAACGATTAGTGATTAATAATTATACTGGATTAGTGGCTCAAAGTGAATCGGAGTATACCCAAGCGATTGAATATCTGTATCATCATCCCGAAGAAAGATTGAGACTAGGGCGCAATGCTAAAGAATATGCACAACAATTATTTGGGGCAGAAAATGCCGCGAAACAGCTTAACCCCATTTATCAAAAATTGATGCAATTACCCAAGCAAAAAAGAGAATGGGGAATCCCAATGGGTTCGACTTTATTAGACCAACCCTTATCTTTATTAGATGTAGTTATACCCTCTGATAAGTTTATGGGGGCTAGGGCTTTTATTCAATCTTTAGGGCATCAAGCACAGCCTTTTACGGTTAGTTTAACGTCCGATAATATTGAACATTTATTAGCAGCAGAACAACAAATTGCTGAATCATCTATTTTATTAGGTTTAGGAGAGGGAGGAGTTCATCAATATCGAGATTATTATCTGAATGATGGTTATTTAAGATTGTGGTTAGGATTAGTTCTCATCAATAAGGATCGAAATCATCAAGCTATTTCTGAGTTGCAAAATGCAATTAATTTAGGATGTAATCATTGGCGGGTTTTCTGGTATCTAGCTCAAGCAGCAGAGCGGGTTCAAAATATTGGTTTAGCTGAAAATGCTGTGAATCAAGTATTGGGTTTTGTTCCCAATTTTACCGACGCTCAAGAAATGCTCCAGCGTTTACAAGTGTTATTAGTATCTGATGTAACTCATCTGGAATTAAAAGAGATTAATCTCATTATCTTTCCCGACTGGAAACAGCCTGAAGAATCGGTTTGCTCAGAATTAATGCGGGTTATTAAAGCACTGATTAACCATCCTGATAAAAGTCATATTAAACTACTCATTGATCATCAGAATATGGCTGATGAAGAAGCGGATTTAATTTTATCGAGTGTGGTCATGAATCTATTAATGGAGGAGGAGTTAGATATCGAACAAGGGCCGGATATTTCGCTCCTCGGTGAGTTAACTCAACCCCAGTGGTTAAATTTGCTTTCTATTGTCCAAGGTCGAATTAGTTTAGATCTGGAAAACTTAGCGATTATTGAAAAGTTTGATGGCATTGAAATTCCAGAGTTTTCCTTAGAAACATTGCTAGATTGGCGAGGTATTGAGTTAAAAAATGGGAGTTGGGAATTGTGGAAACTTAAAGAACAAAATTATATTGTATTTCCCGATTGGCAACAGCCCGAAGAAACCCTCTATTTAGAGTTAGCGGAGGTATTTAAAGCGATCGCTTCTCTACCGAATAAAAGTCAAATTACCCTCTATATCAATAGTCAAAATATCCCCGATGAAGATGCAAATTTAATTCTATCTAGCCTGATTATGAATTTATTAATGGAGACTGAATTAGATGTGACAGAAGCACTAGAAATTTTGCTAACTGGACAATTAACCGATCTTCAAGCCCAGGGTTTACTCCCCCATTTAACAGCCCGAATTGTTTTAGACCATGAAGATAAAAATGCGATCGCATCTTTTGGTGCAGAGATCATTCCCATTTATGATTTGACTATTTAG
- a CDS encoding methyltransferase FkbM, with product MSNFLSQIASKNQHLIKFLLESGRPIKIELGSSQKRMEGWITMDLDPKSDLCMDLSQPLPFPDNCVEEIYSSHLFEHFYFPYPMLNLLSECYRILKPGGIFKIAVPNARIYIESYQNPEQFDPQKYCLYTPAYHYHSKIDFINYIAYMDGHHRYLFDEENLPKVIAHGGFENVKLRDFEPGLDLESRKHESIYAEAIKPGASYPVTAIFKSEQKPKLKTPVCLIIFNRPDTTQQVFNVIRQVKPEKLLVIADGPRLDVVGEVEKCAATRAIINQVDWDCEVLTNYSDINLGCRHRVSSGLNWVFNTVEEAIILEDDCLPDVTFFRFCEELLERYRHEPKIMAISGNNFQFGQNYQQESYYFSRYNHIWGWASWGRSWKLYDLEMKLWPTIRDDKALEKILENPKVVAYWSNIFQGAYQGFDTWDYAWTFACWVHGGLTILPNVNLVSNIGFREDATHTKRDSQLANLPLKSMGFPLQHPNVVLRNAQSDHLTEAIMFSSAVSQTQLKENQNSITILSQGIEYLNNHQNLEALNLFKKVLESSPERIEIYYPQAVAQARLGQLSDSIHSLKNLLSFQGNHHRGKQLLEQLSLEAKQKIKTQIDTAINLLNKGERVAALRLAESTTESGVFIPGMHYLRAICLSQVGRYEEALEAAQQELENNPSHPEAQAQVKSLTQSLIRPKKAPIPTHERPWNTALPYDLMMSIQNALHNFSYKGVPLQKNPFDFSLYPILIWNIKPKTIIEIGSKSGGSGLWFGDLINNFGIEGHVYSIDIVKVTKVSHPRLTFLEGDGSNLGETLSPELLNSLPRPLLIIEDADHSFTTSKAVLDFFHPYLDQGEYIVVEDGIISDIVQDISYNSGPHKALKAFLSEHRNEYEIDGEYCDFFGYNLTWGTNGYLKKLTQADISSLTPQFISQQFSPVEAKSTPPDYSEFQQLFQLVQNNTGLSEQRLYSLFSLAKKVCVDNIPGNFVECGVADGGSTALMAAVMKRYSKLPRILYAFDSFEGLPEPTEEDKSNGVAAELEGWGKGSCAAPESKVLNLCTQLGVSDVVRTVKGYFQDTLPQFRNPVGVIALLHADGDWYESTKVILEQFFDRVVNDGFIQVDDYGHWEGCKKALHEFEAQNHLQFNLNKIDYTGVWFTTPNQFPLNPNVEEKLLQ from the coding sequence ATGAGTAACTTTTTATCACAGATTGCTTCAAAAAACCAGCATCTAATTAAGTTTCTTTTGGAAAGCGGAAGACCTATTAAAATTGAGTTGGGTTCTTCACAAAAAAGAATGGAGGGGTGGATCACAATGGATTTAGATCCCAAAAGTGATTTATGTATGGATTTATCACAACCCTTACCTTTTCCTGATAACTGTGTAGAAGAAATTTATTCATCTCATCTATTTGAACACTTTTATTTTCCTTATCCAATGCTGAATTTGCTGTCCGAATGCTATCGGATATTGAAACCGGGAGGAATTTTTAAAATTGCTGTTCCTAACGCCAGAATCTATATAGAATCCTATCAAAATCCCGAACAATTTGATCCGCAAAAATATTGTCTTTATACACCGGCTTATCACTATCATTCCAAAATAGATTTTATTAACTATATTGCTTATATGGACGGTCATCATCGTTATCTTTTTGATGAAGAAAATTTACCAAAAGTCATTGCTCATGGTGGATTTGAAAATGTGAAACTCAGAGATTTTGAACCAGGGTTAGATTTAGAGTCCAGAAAGCATGAGTCAATTTATGCAGAAGCAATAAAACCAGGGGCGAGTTATCCAGTAACAGCTATCTTTAAAAGTGAACAAAAACCAAAACTCAAAACTCCTGTTTGTTTAATAATTTTCAACAGACCTGATACAACACAGCAAGTGTTTAATGTGATTCGTCAGGTTAAACCCGAAAAACTTCTAGTAATTGCCGATGGCCCTCGATTGGATGTAGTCGGTGAAGTCGAAAAATGTGCAGCAACTCGAGCTATTATTAATCAAGTGGATTGGGATTGTGAAGTTTTAACCAACTATTCTGATATTAATTTAGGCTGTCGTCATCGGGTTTCGAGTGGATTAAATTGGGTATTTAATACCGTTGAAGAAGCCATTATTCTTGAGGATGATTGCTTACCAGATGTCACCTTTTTTCGATTTTGTGAAGAATTATTAGAACGTTATCGTCATGAGCCAAAAATCATGGCAATCTCAGGAAATAACTTTCAATTTGGGCAAAATTATCAACAGGAAAGTTACTACTTTTCTCGATATAATCATATCTGGGGTTGGGCAAGTTGGGGAAGATCATGGAAACTCTATGATTTAGAGATGAAATTATGGCCAACAATCAGAGATGATAAAGCCTTAGAAAAGATCTTAGAAAATCCTAAAGTAGTTGCCTATTGGTCAAATATTTTTCAGGGTGCTTATCAAGGATTTGATACCTGGGATTATGCTTGGACATTTGCTTGTTGGGTTCATGGAGGCTTAACGATTCTTCCCAATGTTAATTTAGTTTCCAATATTGGCTTTAGAGAAGATGCAACCCATACAAAAAGAGACTCTCAACTTGCTAATTTACCCCTAAAATCCATGGGTTTTCCACTACAACATCCTAATGTTGTGCTCCGTAATGCTCAATCTGATCACTTGACTGAGGCTATTATGTTTAGTTCTGCTGTATCTCAAACTCAACTGAAAGAAAATCAAAATAGTATAACTATTTTATCCCAGGGAATTGAATATCTGAACAATCATCAGAATTTAGAAGCTCTCAATTTATTCAAAAAAGTCTTAGAAAGTTCCCCAGAAAGAATAGAAATTTATTATCCTCAAGCTGTTGCTCAAGCTCGCCTTGGTCAACTTTCGGACTCAATTCATTCCCTAAAAAATCTCTTGAGTTTTCAGGGAAATCACCACCGAGGAAAACAACTATTAGAACAGTTATCATTAGAGGCAAAACAGAAAATAAAAACCCAAATTGACACGGCTATTAATTTACTCAATAAAGGCGAGAGAGTAGCAGCTTTACGGTTAGCTGAATCCACAACGGAATCGGGGGTATTTATCCCGGGAATGCACTATCTTAGAGCTATTTGTTTGAGTCAAGTAGGTCGATATGAAGAAGCATTAGAAGCGGCTCAACAGGAGCTAGAAAATAATCCTTCTCATCCCGAAGCTCAAGCCCAAGTAAAATCCTTAACTCAATCATTAATTCGACCGAAAAAAGCACCCATTCCTACCCACGAACGGCCCTGGAATACGGCTTTACCCTACGACTTGATGATGTCGATTCAAAATGCTTTACATAATTTTTCCTATAAAGGAGTTCCTTTACAAAAAAATCCGTTTGATTTTTCCCTCTATCCCATTTTAATTTGGAATATTAAACCTAAAACTATTATAGAAATTGGTTCTAAAAGTGGGGGAAGTGGTCTATGGTTTGGGGATTTAATAAATAACTTTGGCATTGAAGGTCATGTTTATTCGATTGATATTGTTAAAGTTACTAAAGTGTCTCACCCTCGCCTTACTTTTTTAGAAGGAGATGGCAGTAATTTAGGAGAAACTTTATCCCCAGAATTGCTTAACTCCTTACCCCGGCCTTTGTTAATTATTGAGGATGCTGATCATTCATTTACTACCAGTAAAGCGGTATTAGATTTCTTCCATCCTTATTTAGATCAAGGAGAATATATCGTTGTTGAAGATGGGATTATTTCTGATATTGTTCAGGATATCTCCTATAATAGCGGCCCCCATAAAGCCTTAAAAGCCTTCTTATCAGAACATCGTAATGAATATGAAATTGATGGAGAATATTGCGACTTTTTTGGATATAACTTAACCTGGGGAACTAATGGTTATTTGAAAAAGCTAACTCAGGCTGATATATCCTCATTAACGCCTCAGTTTATATCCCAACAATTCAGCCCCGTTGAAGCAAAATCAACCCCTCCAGACTATTCAGAATTTCAACAATTATTCCAGCTAGTTCAGAATAATACAGGACTAAGTGAACAACGCTTATATTCCCTGTTTTCTCTAGCAAAAAAAGTTTGTGTTGATAATATTCCCGGGAATTTTGTAGAATGTGGCGTTGCCGATGGAGGCTCAACGGCGTTGATGGCTGCTGTTATGAAACGCTATAGTAAACTGCCCCGAATCTTATATGCGTTTGATTCCTTTGAAGGATTACCCGAACCCACAGAAGAAGATAAATCTAACGGGGTGGCGGCGGAATTAGAAGGTTGGGGAAAAGGCAGTTGTGCAGCCCCCGAATCCAAGGTTTTAAATCTCTGCACCCAATTAGGAGTTTCTGATGTTGTTCGGACGGTCAAAGGCTATTTTCAAGACACCTTACCTCAATTTAGAAATCCCGTTGGGGTGATTGCACTTTTACACGCCGATGGTGATTGGTATGAATCGACAAAAGTGATTTTGGAACAGTTTTTTGATCGGGTTGTCAATGATGGATTTATCCAAGTTGATGATTATGGTCATTGGGAAGGCTGTAAAAAAGCGTTGCATGAATTTGAAGCACAAAACCATCTACAATTTAACTTAAATAAAATTGATTACACGGGCGTTTGGTTCACAACACCCAATCAATTTCCCCTAAACCCCAATGTTGAAGAAAAGTTACTCCAATAG